From a single Stomoxys calcitrans chromosome 4, idStoCalc2.1, whole genome shotgun sequence genomic region:
- the LOC106084170 gene encoding pH-sensitive chloride channel 2 isoform X2, with protein MVVFIVILCLSLTNCADIECPSLVDADSLSQTQLLERLTHGCRYDRLERPVTFSESGSRLPVDVYVRWYVYFMQNLEAHDLQFKIHALLQLRFLDPRLTFRKVAPKRKQPILGEKQLRDNLWVPHIFLANERDSSIMGTNEKDILTSISPDGTVIISSRIKATLYCWMNLQKFPFDEQHCSTYLESWMYNTSELVLHWEQKRPITFDPDLHLTEYILQEAWSNESVINADLNDLRHGAFAGNYSSLDFTVGFSREVGFYLMDYFLPSMLIVGISWVSFWLRADQAPPRIMLGTSTMLTFITLASAQGKTLPKVSYIKVSEVWFLGCTLFIFGSLLEFAFVNTVIRRRRNVDVKSMSSKHILKSTIPPRISKRKIRSRSLSSATLGTDSISLTGAPTYNNYMTVHNFPINTIKETESDTDSISKVTSFTTTTNNQKVDMGLLERRGFNNCHGDDDEDGWTTLTPEQLSQWIDVRARVLFPLTFLVFNAFFWTFVYIF; from the exons ATGG TGGTGTTTATAGTTATTTTATGTTTATCATTAACGAATTGTGCTGATATCGAATGTCCCTCGCTGGTGGATGCAGACAGCCTGTCTCAAACTCAACTGCTTGAGAGACTTACTCATGGTTGCCGCTACGATCGTTTGGAGCGACCGGTTACTTTTTCCGAATCGGGCAGTCGTCTACCGGTGGACGTTTATGTGCGATGGTATGTTTACTTCATGCAGAATTTGGAAGCTCATGATTTGCAGTTCAAAATACATGCTTTGCTACAATTGCGCTTTCTGGATCCGCGTCTGACGTTTCGTAAGGTGGCTCCCAAACGCAAGCAGCCAATACTGGGTGAGAAACAACTGCGCGACAATTTATGGGTGCCTCACATCTTTCTGGCCAATGAACGTGATTCCAGCATTATGGGTACGAATGAAAAAGATATTCTAACCTCAATTTCTCCAGACGGTACGGTAATTATCTCGAGCCGCATTAAGGCAACTTTGTACTGCTGGATGAATTTGCAAAAATTCCCCTTCGATGAGCAGCATTGTTCGACATATTTGGAGAGCTGGATGTACAACACATCTGAATTGGTTCTGCACTGGGAACAAAAGAGACCAATAACGTTTGATCCAGATTTGCACTTGACAGAGTATATACTTCAAGAAGCCTGGAGCAATGAGTCAGTGATCAATGCTGATTTGAATGACCTGCGCCATGGGGCATTTGCGGGTAATTATAGTTCACTCGACTTTACTGTTGGATTTTCGCGTGAGGTTGGATTCTATTTGATGGACTATTTTCTGCCCTCAATGTTGATTGTGGGCATATCGTGGGTCTCATTTTGGCTAAGGGCCGATCAAGCGCCTCCAAGGATTATGTTGGGAACATCAACAATGTTAACCTTTATAACATTGGCTTCGGCTCAAG GAAAAACTTTGCCCAAAGTAAGCTACATCAAAGTGTCAGAGGTTTGGTTTTTGGGTTGCACGTTGTTTATCTTTGGCAGTTTACTTGAATTTGCTTTCGTGAACACGGTAATACGCCGCAGACGCAATGTAGACGTGAAATCAATGAGCAGCAAACACATATTGAAATCCACAATCCCACCTCGTATTTCGAAACGTAAAATACGATCTCGTTCACTCTCGTCGGCTACACTGGGAACAGACAGTATTTCTCTTACGGGAGCACCAACGTACAACAACTACATGACGGTGCACAACTTTCCCATAAATACTATCAAAGAAACTGAGAGTGACACCGACAGCATTTCCAAAGTGACATCTTTCACTACCACCACCAACAATCAAAAGGTGGATATGGGGCTCTTGGAGCGAAGGGGCTTTAACAATTGCCATGGTGATGACGATGAAGATGGCTGGACCACACTTACTCCCGAACAATTATCGCAGTGGATTGATGTTCGAGCCCGTGTCCTGTTTCCCTTAACCTTTCTGGTGTTCAACGCTTTCTTCTGGacatttgtgtatattttttag
- the LOC106084170 gene encoding pH-sensitive chloride channel 2 isoform X3 → MVFIVILCLSLTNCADIECPSLVDADSLSQTQLLERLTHGCRYDRLERPVTFSESGSRLPVDVYVRWYVYFMQNLEAHDLQFKIHALLQLRFLDPRLTFRKVAPKRKQPILGEKQLRDNLWVPHIFLANERDSSIMGTNEKDILTSISPDGTVIISSRIKATLYCWMNLQKFPFDEQHCSTYLESWMYNTSELVLHWEQKRPITFDPDLHLTEYILQEAWSNESVINADLNDLRHGAFAGNYSSLDFTVGFSREVGFYLMDYFLPSMLIVGISWVSFWLRADQAPPRIMLGTSTMLTFITLASAQGKTLPKVSYIKVSEVWFLGCTLFIFGSLLEFAFVNTVIRRRRNVDVKSMSSKHILKSTIPPRISKRKIRSRSLSSATLGTDSISLTGAPTYNNYMTVHNFPINTIKETESDTDSISKVTSFTTTTNNQKVDMGLLERRGFNNCHGDDDEDGWTTLTPEQLSQWIDVRARVLFPLTFLVFNAFFWTFVYIF, encoded by the exons A TGGTGTTTATAGTTATTTTATGTTTATCATTAACGAATTGTGCTGATATCGAATGTCCCTCGCTGGTGGATGCAGACAGCCTGTCTCAAACTCAACTGCTTGAGAGACTTACTCATGGTTGCCGCTACGATCGTTTGGAGCGACCGGTTACTTTTTCCGAATCGGGCAGTCGTCTACCGGTGGACGTTTATGTGCGATGGTATGTTTACTTCATGCAGAATTTGGAAGCTCATGATTTGCAGTTCAAAATACATGCTTTGCTACAATTGCGCTTTCTGGATCCGCGTCTGACGTTTCGTAAGGTGGCTCCCAAACGCAAGCAGCCAATACTGGGTGAGAAACAACTGCGCGACAATTTATGGGTGCCTCACATCTTTCTGGCCAATGAACGTGATTCCAGCATTATGGGTACGAATGAAAAAGATATTCTAACCTCAATTTCTCCAGACGGTACGGTAATTATCTCGAGCCGCATTAAGGCAACTTTGTACTGCTGGATGAATTTGCAAAAATTCCCCTTCGATGAGCAGCATTGTTCGACATATTTGGAGAGCTGGATGTACAACACATCTGAATTGGTTCTGCACTGGGAACAAAAGAGACCAATAACGTTTGATCCAGATTTGCACTTGACAGAGTATATACTTCAAGAAGCCTGGAGCAATGAGTCAGTGATCAATGCTGATTTGAATGACCTGCGCCATGGGGCATTTGCGGGTAATTATAGTTCACTCGACTTTACTGTTGGATTTTCGCGTGAGGTTGGATTCTATTTGATGGACTATTTTCTGCCCTCAATGTTGATTGTGGGCATATCGTGGGTCTCATTTTGGCTAAGGGCCGATCAAGCGCCTCCAAGGATTATGTTGGGAACATCAACAATGTTAACCTTTATAACATTGGCTTCGGCTCAAG GAAAAACTTTGCCCAAAGTAAGCTACATCAAAGTGTCAGAGGTTTGGTTTTTGGGTTGCACGTTGTTTATCTTTGGCAGTTTACTTGAATTTGCTTTCGTGAACACGGTAATACGCCGCAGACGCAATGTAGACGTGAAATCAATGAGCAGCAAACACATATTGAAATCCACAATCCCACCTCGTATTTCGAAACGTAAAATACGATCTCGTTCACTCTCGTCGGCTACACTGGGAACAGACAGTATTTCTCTTACGGGAGCACCAACGTACAACAACTACATGACGGTGCACAACTTTCCCATAAATACTATCAAAGAAACTGAGAGTGACACCGACAGCATTTCCAAAGTGACATCTTTCACTACCACCACCAACAATCAAAAGGTGGATATGGGGCTCTTGGAGCGAAGGGGCTTTAACAATTGCCATGGTGATGACGATGAAGATGGCTGGACCACACTTACTCCCGAACAATTATCGCAGTGGATTGATGTTCGAGCCCGTGTCCTGTTTCCCTTAACCTTTCTGGTGTTCAACGCTTTCTTCTGGacatttgtgtatattttttag
- the LOC106084170 gene encoding pH-sensitive chloride channel 2 isoform X1: MFKVVFIVILCLSLTNCADIECPSLVDADSLSQTQLLERLTHGCRYDRLERPVTFSESGSRLPVDVYVRWYVYFMQNLEAHDLQFKIHALLQLRFLDPRLTFRKVAPKRKQPILGEKQLRDNLWVPHIFLANERDSSIMGTNEKDILTSISPDGTVIISSRIKATLYCWMNLQKFPFDEQHCSTYLESWMYNTSELVLHWEQKRPITFDPDLHLTEYILQEAWSNESVINADLNDLRHGAFAGNYSSLDFTVGFSREVGFYLMDYFLPSMLIVGISWVSFWLRADQAPPRIMLGTSTMLTFITLASAQGKTLPKVSYIKVSEVWFLGCTLFIFGSLLEFAFVNTVIRRRRNVDVKSMSSKHILKSTIPPRISKRKIRSRSLSSATLGTDSISLTGAPTYNNYMTVHNFPINTIKETESDTDSISKVTSFTTTTNNQKVDMGLLERRGFNNCHGDDDEDGWTTLTPEQLSQWIDVRARVLFPLTFLVFNAFFWTFVYIF, from the exons atgttCAAAGTGGTGTTTATAGTTATTTTATGTTTATCATTAACGAATTGTGCTGATATCGAATGTCCCTCGCTGGTGGATGCAGACAGCCTGTCTCAAACTCAACTGCTTGAGAGACTTACTCATGGTTGCCGCTACGATCGTTTGGAGCGACCGGTTACTTTTTCCGAATCGGGCAGTCGTCTACCGGTGGACGTTTATGTGCGATGGTATGTTTACTTCATGCAGAATTTGGAAGCTCATGATTTGCAGTTCAAAATACATGCTTTGCTACAATTGCGCTTTCTGGATCCGCGTCTGACGTTTCGTAAGGTGGCTCCCAAACGCAAGCAGCCAATACTGGGTGAGAAACAACTGCGCGACAATTTATGGGTGCCTCACATCTTTCTGGCCAATGAACGTGATTCCAGCATTATGGGTACGAATGAAAAAGATATTCTAACCTCAATTTCTCCAGACGGTACGGTAATTATCTCGAGCCGCATTAAGGCAACTTTGTACTGCTGGATGAATTTGCAAAAATTCCCCTTCGATGAGCAGCATTGTTCGACATATTTGGAGAGCTGGATGTACAACACATCTGAATTGGTTCTGCACTGGGAACAAAAGAGACCAATAACGTTTGATCCAGATTTGCACTTGACAGAGTATATACTTCAAGAAGCCTGGAGCAATGAGTCAGTGATCAATGCTGATTTGAATGACCTGCGCCATGGGGCATTTGCGGGTAATTATAGTTCACTCGACTTTACTGTTGGATTTTCGCGTGAGGTTGGATTCTATTTGATGGACTATTTTCTGCCCTCAATGTTGATTGTGGGCATATCGTGGGTCTCATTTTGGCTAAGGGCCGATCAAGCGCCTCCAAGGATTATGTTGGGAACATCAACAATGTTAACCTTTATAACATTGGCTTCGGCTCAAG GAAAAACTTTGCCCAAAGTAAGCTACATCAAAGTGTCAGAGGTTTGGTTTTTGGGTTGCACGTTGTTTATCTTTGGCAGTTTACTTGAATTTGCTTTCGTGAACACGGTAATACGCCGCAGACGCAATGTAGACGTGAAATCAATGAGCAGCAAACACATATTGAAATCCACAATCCCACCTCGTATTTCGAAACGTAAAATACGATCTCGTTCACTCTCGTCGGCTACACTGGGAACAGACAGTATTTCTCTTACGGGAGCACCAACGTACAACAACTACATGACGGTGCACAACTTTCCCATAAATACTATCAAAGAAACTGAGAGTGACACCGACAGCATTTCCAAAGTGACATCTTTCACTACCACCACCAACAATCAAAAGGTGGATATGGGGCTCTTGGAGCGAAGGGGCTTTAACAATTGCCATGGTGATGACGATGAAGATGGCTGGACCACACTTACTCCCGAACAATTATCGCAGTGGATTGATGTTCGAGCCCGTGTCCTGTTTCCCTTAACCTTTCTGGTGTTCAACGCTTTCTTCTGGacatttgtgtatattttttag
- the LOC106084170 gene encoding pH-sensitive chloride channel 2 isoform X4 → MDSLSQTQLLERLTHGCRYDRLERPVTFSESGSRLPVDVYVRWYVYFMQNLEAHDLQFKIHALLQLRFLDPRLTFRKVAPKRKQPILGEKQLRDNLWVPHIFLANERDSSIMGTNEKDILTSISPDGTVIISSRIKATLYCWMNLQKFPFDEQHCSTYLESWMYNTSELVLHWEQKRPITFDPDLHLTEYILQEAWSNESVINADLNDLRHGAFAGNYSSLDFTVGFSREVGFYLMDYFLPSMLIVGISWVSFWLRADQAPPRIMLGTSTMLTFITLASAQGKTLPKVSYIKVSEVWFLGCTLFIFGSLLEFAFVNTVIRRRRNVDVKSMSSKHILKSTIPPRISKRKIRSRSLSSATLGTDSISLTGAPTYNNYMTVHNFPINTIKETESDTDSISKVTSFTTTTNNQKVDMGLLERRGFNNCHGDDDEDGWTTLTPEQLSQWIDVRARVLFPLTFLVFNAFFWTFVYIF, encoded by the exons ATGG ACAGCCTGTCTCAAACTCAACTGCTTGAGAGACTTACTCATGGTTGCCGCTACGATCGTTTGGAGCGACCGGTTACTTTTTCCGAATCGGGCAGTCGTCTACCGGTGGACGTTTATGTGCGATGGTATGTTTACTTCATGCAGAATTTGGAAGCTCATGATTTGCAGTTCAAAATACATGCTTTGCTACAATTGCGCTTTCTGGATCCGCGTCTGACGTTTCGTAAGGTGGCTCCCAAACGCAAGCAGCCAATACTGGGTGAGAAACAACTGCGCGACAATTTATGGGTGCCTCACATCTTTCTGGCCAATGAACGTGATTCCAGCATTATGGGTACGAATGAAAAAGATATTCTAACCTCAATTTCTCCAGACGGTACGGTAATTATCTCGAGCCGCATTAAGGCAACTTTGTACTGCTGGATGAATTTGCAAAAATTCCCCTTCGATGAGCAGCATTGTTCGACATATTTGGAGAGCTGGATGTACAACACATCTGAATTGGTTCTGCACTGGGAACAAAAGAGACCAATAACGTTTGATCCAGATTTGCACTTGACAGAGTATATACTTCAAGAAGCCTGGAGCAATGAGTCAGTGATCAATGCTGATTTGAATGACCTGCGCCATGGGGCATTTGCGGGTAATTATAGTTCACTCGACTTTACTGTTGGATTTTCGCGTGAGGTTGGATTCTATTTGATGGACTATTTTCTGCCCTCAATGTTGATTGTGGGCATATCGTGGGTCTCATTTTGGCTAAGGGCCGATCAAGCGCCTCCAAGGATTATGTTGGGAACATCAACAATGTTAACCTTTATAACATTGGCTTCGGCTCAAG GAAAAACTTTGCCCAAAGTAAGCTACATCAAAGTGTCAGAGGTTTGGTTTTTGGGTTGCACGTTGTTTATCTTTGGCAGTTTACTTGAATTTGCTTTCGTGAACACGGTAATACGCCGCAGACGCAATGTAGACGTGAAATCAATGAGCAGCAAACACATATTGAAATCCACAATCCCACCTCGTATTTCGAAACGTAAAATACGATCTCGTTCACTCTCGTCGGCTACACTGGGAACAGACAGTATTTCTCTTACGGGAGCACCAACGTACAACAACTACATGACGGTGCACAACTTTCCCATAAATACTATCAAAGAAACTGAGAGTGACACCGACAGCATTTCCAAAGTGACATCTTTCACTACCACCACCAACAATCAAAAGGTGGATATGGGGCTCTTGGAGCGAAGGGGCTTTAACAATTGCCATGGTGATGACGATGAAGATGGCTGGACCACACTTACTCCCGAACAATTATCGCAGTGGATTGATGTTCGAGCCCGTGTCCTGTTTCCCTTAACCTTTCTGGTGTTCAACGCTTTCTTCTGGacatttgtgtatattttttag
- the LOC106084197 gene encoding protein canopy homolog 4 — translation MVLKMLQVCVTFLLLISQHTFAGTPEEEQGVRYANKCETCKILATELQERLSETGKSHDVIETGYSVDDVKPKKRKEYRRSELRLLESIENVCDRILEYNLHKERSDSTRFAKGMSETFKTLHGLVDKGVKVDLGIPLELWDKPPVEVTQMKSQCENMLETYEDAIYEWYFHKQDEKNLIDHLCAEQVLAVDDRKCLKESLKISDKKNKKSKGDKEDL, via the coding sequence atggtttTAAAGATGCTACAAGTTTGTGTCACCTTTCTTTTGCTGATATCACAACACACTTTCGCTGGCACACCCGAAGAAGAGCAGGGAGTGCGCTATGCAAACAAATGCGAGACCTGTAAAATTCTGGCCACCGAACTGCAGGAGCGGCTTTCCGAGACTGGCAAGTCTCACGATGTTATCGAGACTGGCTATTCAGTGGACGATGTGAAACCTAAAAAACGCAAAGAATACCGTCGAAGTGAGCTGCGTTTATTGGAATCCATAGAGAATGTGTGCGATCGAATTTTGGAGTACAATTTGCATAAGGAACGTAGTGATAGCACACGATTTGCCAAAGGCATGTCAGAGACTTTCAAGACATTGCATGGACTAGTAGACAAAGGCGTGAAAGTAGATTTGGGTATTCCATTAGAGTTATGGGACAAGCCACCAGTGGAGGTAACACAAATGAAGAGTCAATGTGAAAATATGCTTGAAACCTATGAAGACGCCATATACGAGTGGTATTTCCATAAGCAGGATGAAAAGAATCTAATTGACCATTTGTGTGCCGAACAAGTCTTAGCTGTGGACGATAGGAAATGCCTTAAGGAATCTCTCAAAATAAGCGATAAGAAGAATAAAAAGTCGAAAGGCGATAAAGAGGACTTATGA